One genomic window of Candidatus Trichorickettsia mobilis includes the following:
- the rplB gene encoding 50S ribosomal protein L2, producing MKLKKFNPITPSLRELVQVDKSDLWKGRPLKALTFGLKKTGGRNNLGRTTAWHRGGGHKQLYRVIDFKRGNVGVYGVVERIEYDPNRTAFIALLKFDNEVYSYILAPQKLVVGDKVISADSADIKVGNCLPLKNIPIGTTVHNVEMKPGKGGQIARAAGTSVDLVGKDGGYAQIRLKSGELRLVLLECRATIGVLSNPNQKNVNFGKAGRRRWMGWRPHVRGVAMNPVDHPHGGGEGKTSGGRHPVTPWGKPTKGKKTRKNKRTAKFIVKRRNK from the coding sequence ATGAAATTAAAAAAGTTTAATCCTATAACTCCATCTCTTAGGGAGTTAGTACAGGTTGATAAATCTGATTTGTGGAAGGGGAGACCTCTCAAAGCACTTACTTTCGGTTTAAAAAAAACTGGTGGTAGAAATAATTTAGGTCGTACTACAGCTTGGCATAGAGGTGGTGGTCATAAACAATTATACCGAGTTATAGATTTTAAGCGTGGTAATGTTGGTGTCTATGGTGTTGTTGAAAGAATAGAATATGATCCTAATAGGACGGCTTTTATTGCTTTGCTTAAGTTTGATAATGAAGTGTATTCGTATATTTTGGCGCCGCAAAAGCTAGTGGTAGGAGATAAGGTAATTTCTGCTGATAGTGCGGATATTAAAGTCGGAAATTGTTTGCCATTAAAGAATATTCCGATAGGTACTACGGTGCATAATGTAGAGATGAAGCCTGGTAAGGGTGGGCAAATCGCAAGAGCAGCCGGTACTTCAGTGGATTTAGTTGGTAAAGATGGTGGTTATGCGCAAATTAGGTTGAAATCTGGAGAATTACGTTTAGTATTGCTAGAATGTCGAGCCACTATTGGAGTGTTATCTAATCCTAATCAAAAGAATGTGAATTTTGGTAAGGCTGGTAGACGTAGATGGATGGGGTGGAGGCCGCATGTTCGTGGCGTTGCCATGAATCCTGTTGATCATCCTCATGGTGGTGGTGAGGGTAAAACTTCTGGCGGTCGTCATCCGGTGACACCATGGGGAAAACCTACTAAGGGTAAAAAGACTAGAAAAAATAAACGTACTGCTAAATTTATTGTTAAACGAAGAAATAAATAG
- the rpsS gene encoding 30S ribosomal protein S19 — MARSVWKGPFVDGYLIKKVQNMMGSGKTEMIKTWSRRSTIIPFFVGFTFSVHNGNKFIPVAITEEMVGRKLGEFSPTRTYHGHGADKKVKRK, encoded by the coding sequence ATGGCGCGCTCAGTGTGGAAAGGGCCATTTGTAGATGGTTATCTGATTAAAAAAGTACAAAATATGATGGGCTCTGGAAAAACAGAGATGATTAAAACTTGGTCAAGAAGGTCTACTATTATACCGTTTTTTGTTGGGTTTACTTTTTCAGTACATAATGGCAATAAGTTCATACCTGTGGCTATTACTGAAGAAATGGTTGGTAGGAAGTTAGGAGAATTTTCTCCAACTAGAACTTATCATGGTCATGGTGCGGATAAAAAAGTGAAGAGAAAATAA
- the rplV gene encoding 50S ribosomal protein L22, translating to MAQVNKNSATAVVKLLRVGPRKLNLVAASIRNMKVSEALIQLSFSHKRIAHAVKAGLQSAIANAENNFGLDIDDLFVTSATVGKGLVMKRMMVRARGRAGRIDKFFSNLYITVTEGGRK from the coding sequence ATGGCGCAAGTTAATAAAAATTCTGCAACTGCAGTTGTGAAGTTACTTAGAGTAGGTCCTAGAAAATTAAATCTTGTGGCTGCTTCAATTAGGAATATGAAAGTATCTGAGGCGTTGATTCAGTTATCTTTTTCACATAAAAGAATTGCTCATGCTGTTAAAGCTGGTTTGCAGTCTGCGATTGCTAATGCTGAAAATAACTTTGGTTTAGATATAGATGATTTATTTGTTACTTCTGCCACGGTAGGTAAAGGTTTGGTTATGAAAAGAATGATGGTAAGAGCCAGAGGTCGTGCGGGTAGAATTGATAAATTTTTTAGCAATCTGTATATAACAGTAACTGAAGGAGGCAGGAAATAA
- the rpsC gene encoding 30S ribosomal protein S3, whose amino-acid sequence MGQKVNPHGFRVGPTLIKGWDSVLYAEKDYSALLIQDLRIRKLITSKYVQAQVSRILIERTSNKNVVVNIYARKPGVIIGKSGNDIERLKKEILKISPYEVYINIHEIKKPNIDAAIVAQTIAAQLEKRGSFRKAMKMAMQACFKQGGLGIKVSCSGRLGGAEIARTEWYREGRVPLHTLRADISYGLAEAITTYGVIGIKVWVYNGDCTENRRKYN is encoded by the coding sequence ATGGGGCAGAAGGTTAATCCACACGGTTTTAGAGTTGGTCCTACTTTGATTAAAGGATGGGATTCTGTCTTGTATGCTGAGAAAGATTATAGCGCGTTGTTAATTCAGGATTTGAGAATTAGGAAATTAATTACAAGTAAGTATGTTCAGGCTCAGGTTAGTAGAATTTTAATTGAAAGAACATCAAACAAGAATGTGGTGGTCAATATTTATGCTAGAAAACCAGGGGTTATTATTGGTAAAAGTGGTAATGATATTGAGCGTTTAAAGAAAGAGATATTAAAAATTTCGCCATATGAAGTATACATAAATATACATGAGATAAAAAAACCTAACATAGATGCGGCTATTGTTGCGCAGACGATAGCTGCTCAACTTGAAAAAAGAGGTTCGTTTCGTAAAGCCATGAAGATGGCGATGCAGGCTTGTTTTAAGCAAGGGGGCTTAGGAATCAAAGTTAGTTGTTCTGGGCGTCTTGGTGGGGCAGAGATAGCTAGAACAGAGTGGTATCGAGAAGGTAGAGTGCCATTACATACTTTAAGAGCAGATATTAGCTATGGGTTAGCTGAGGCTATAACGACTTATGGAGTTATAGGTATAAAAGTGTGGGTTTATAATGGTGATTGTACAGAAAATCGAAGAAAATATAATTAA
- the rplP gene encoding 50S ribosomal protein L16 — MLAPKKQKFRKAHKGRVQAKAKAGTMLAFGSFGLKSLDGLRVTARQIEAARRAAVRQMKRQGKLWIKIFPDLPVSKKPAEVRMGKGKGAPEFFAVRVSPGRIMFEIEGVSDEVAVRALELASAKLPVRTKIVRRYG; from the coding sequence ATGTTAGCACCAAAAAAACAAAAATTTAGAAAAGCTCATAAAGGTAGAGTGCAAGCGAAAGCTAAAGCAGGTACGATGTTAGCTTTTGGCTCATTTGGTTTGAAATCTTTGGATGGTTTGAGAGTAACAGCAAGGCAAATTGAAGCTGCTCGTCGTGCTGCGGTACGACAAATGAAACGTCAAGGTAAGTTATGGATTAAAATTTTTCCTGATTTACCGGTGTCAAAAAAACCAGCTGAAGTTAGGATGGGTAAAGGTAAGGGGGCGCCAGAATTTTTTGCAGTTAGGGTATCGCCTGGACGTATTATGTTTGAGATTGAAGGAGTAAGTGATGAAGTCGCTGTTAGAGCATTGGAGCTTGCTAGCGCTAAGTTGCCGGTAAGAACAAAAATAGTGAGACGTTATGGGTAA
- the rpmC gene encoding 50S ribosomal protein L29 — protein sequence MGNSKFSTQDLLGQTTEILYTQLNGLKKESFNLRFQQALGDLKNTSKFKIIKKDIARIKTELSKRLAGE from the coding sequence ATGGGTAATTCGAAATTTTCTACACAGGATTTATTAGGACAGACTACAGAAATTTTATATACACAGTTGAATGGCTTAAAAAAAGAATCTTTTAATTTAAGATTCCAGCAGGCGTTGGGAGATTTAAAAAACACTAGTAAGTTTAAAATTATTAAAAAAGATATAGCTAGAATAAAAACTGAGTTGTCTAAACGATTAGCTGGAGAGTAA
- the rpsQ gene encoding 30S ribosomal protein S17 produces the protein MPKRVLQGVVISSKADKTVTIKVERRFRHPIYKKTIKVSKKYAAHDPHNQYKEGDIVKIIESRPISKTKTWVVL, from the coding sequence ATGCCAAAAAGAGTATTGCAGGGTGTTGTAATTAGTTCAAAAGCTGATAAAACTGTTACAATAAAAGTAGAGCGTAGGTTTAGGCATCCTATATACAAGAAAACAATAAAGGTATCAAAGAAATATGCTGCGCATGATCCTCATAATCAGTATAAGGAAGGTGATATAGTTAAAATTATAGAAAGTCGTCCTATTTCTAAAACAAAGACCTGGGTAGTTCTGTAG
- the rplN gene encoding 50S ribosomal protein L14, whose protein sequence is MIQMQSVLNVADNSGAKKVMCIKVLGGSHHMIAVLGDIIVVSIKEALPNGKVKKGEVHRAVIVRTKCGVRRHDGRVKFDSNAVVLLNKQGEPLGTRVFGPVPRELRARKFVKIVSLAEEVL, encoded by the coding sequence ATGATTCAAATGCAAAGCGTCCTTAATGTCGCAGACAATTCTGGAGCTAAAAAGGTAATGTGTATTAAAGTTTTAGGTGGGTCTCATCATATGATCGCCGTGCTTGGAGATATAATAGTTGTATCTATAAAAGAAGCTTTACCTAATGGAAAAGTGAAAAAAGGAGAGGTGCACAGAGCTGTAATAGTGCGTACAAAATGTGGAGTCAGGAGACATGATGGTAGAGTGAAGTTTGATTCTAATGCTGTAGTATTATTAAATAAGCAGGGTGAGCCTTTGGGTACTAGAGTGTTTGGTCCAGTGCCTCGTGAATTAAGAGCTAGGAAATTTGTAAAAATAGTATCCTTAGCAGAGGAGGTATTATAA
- the rplX gene encoding 50S ribosomal protein L24: protein MLKLKIRKGDSVVVIAGKDKGKQGKVLKIFPKDNKAIVAGINIVKKHTKPTQLSEGGIIAKELPINISNVSHIDPKTNLPTKIAIKVLQDGSKVRIAKRSGETIVEEGK, encoded by the coding sequence ATGTTGAAGTTAAAGATTCGTAAAGGCGATTCTGTGGTGGTGATAGCCGGAAAAGATAAGGGAAAACAAGGTAAGGTACTTAAAATCTTTCCTAAAGATAATAAAGCGATAGTTGCTGGTATTAATATTGTAAAGAAACATACTAAACCTACTCAACTTAGTGAAGGTGGTATTATTGCAAAAGAGTTGCCTATTAATATCTCTAATGTTTCTCATATTGATCCTAAAACTAATTTACCTACAAAAATTGCCATTAAGGTTTTGCAAGATGGTTCTAAAGTAAGGATAGCTAAAAGATCTGGAGAGACTATTGTTGAGGAAGGTAAATAA
- the rplE gene encoding 50S ribosomal protein L5, translated as MLRFKELYHKVIINALQQEYGYKNKHEMPKVQKIVINMGIGEAVADSKVINYAVNDLTLISGQKPLVINAKKSIATFKLRDGMKIGCKVTLRRDRMYDFLERLVLVALPRIKEFRGLSAKSFDGRGNFTFGIKEQIVFPEINYDKIDTIRGMDITIVTTAKTDKEAKTLLSGFDLPFYS; from the coding sequence TTGTTAAGATTTAAGGAATTGTACCACAAGGTTATTATTAATGCTTTACAGCAAGAATATGGCTATAAGAATAAGCATGAAATGCCTAAGGTGCAAAAAATTGTTATAAATATGGGAATAGGAGAAGCAGTAGCTGATTCTAAAGTTATAAATTATGCGGTGAATGACTTAACTTTAATTTCTGGTCAAAAACCATTGGTAATTAATGCTAAAAAATCAATAGCTACATTTAAATTACGAGATGGAATGAAAATCGGATGCAAAGTCACTTTGCGTCGAGATAGAATGTATGATTTTCTAGAAAGGCTGGTTTTAGTTGCATTACCTCGTATTAAAGAATTTAGAGGTTTATCGGCGAAGAGTTTTGATGGTAGAGGGAATTTTACCTTTGGGATTAAAGAACAAATTGTATTTCCAGAAATTAACTATGATAAAATAGATACGATTCGTGGTATGGATATTACAATCGTTACTACTGCTAAAACCGATAAAGAAGCAAAAACGTTGTTATCGGGTTTTGATCTGCCTTTTTATAGCTGA
- the rpsN gene encoding 30S ribosomal protein S14 — MAKVSSINKNNKRKKLAQKFFLKRAKLKDKIYDKNISLEDRFALVMNLAQLPRNSAISRVRNRCELTGRPRGVSRKFSLSRNMIRDLGGKGLLPGVVKASW, encoded by the coding sequence ATGGCTAAAGTAAGTTCTATAAACAAAAATAATAAACGAAAAAAATTAGCACAAAAATTTTTTTTAAAGAGAGCTAAATTAAAAGATAAAATTTATGATAAAAATATATCTTTGGAAGATAGATTTGCTCTGGTAATGAATTTAGCTCAATTGCCAAGAAATTCAGCTATTTCTAGGGTAAGGAACCGATGTGAGTTGACTGGAAGGCCTAGAGGAGTTAGTAGAAAATTCTCTTTATCTAGGAATATGATAAGGGATCTTGGTGGCAAAGGTTTGTTGCCTGGTGTAGTAAAAGCAAGTTGGTAG
- the rpsH gene encoding 30S ribosomal protein S8 — MSMTDTIADMLTRIRNGQKARLINISLPCSKIKCAILDVLVAEGYVKGYEVSTNDNIGCIEVELKYSSSGKPVISEIHRVSKPGKRVYSSIDKLKGYYNNMGIYILSTSKGVISDREAHHLKIGGEIVCKVF; from the coding sequence ATGTCAATGACAGATACAATAGCGGATATGTTGACTAGAATTAGAAATGGTCAAAAAGCTAGATTAATTAACATTTCGTTACCATGTTCTAAGATAAAATGTGCAATTTTAGATGTGTTGGTAGCAGAAGGTTATGTTAAAGGGTACGAAGTAAGTACTAATGATAATATTGGGTGTATAGAGGTTGAGTTAAAATATTCTAGTAGTGGAAAGCCAGTGATTTCTGAAATACATAGAGTATCTAAACCAGGTAAAAGGGTATATTCTTCAATTGATAAATTGAAGGGGTATTATAATAATATGGGGATCTATATTTTATCTACTTCTAAGGGTGTGATTTCTGATCGAGAAGCTCATCATTTGAAAATTGGTGGAGAGATTGTTTGTAAAGTATTTTAA
- the rplF gene encoding 50S ribosomal protein L6 codes for MSRVGKLPIVVPDNVKIEIDKLRVCISGPKGSLSKNFSGDISFSLDEGQFLVEPLNANKNTRAMWGTARSIIYGMVKGVKDGFTEELEVNGVGYRAFVKGSYLNLTLGKSHNTKIEIPENIKVDAPKQNIIILESTDKEKLGQFIALLIKQRPPEPYKGKGIKRKGQYVQRKEGKKK; via the coding sequence ATGTCACGTGTTGGGAAATTGCCGATTGTTGTCCCTGATAATGTAAAAATTGAGATCGATAAACTAAGAGTATGTATTTCTGGTCCAAAAGGTTCTCTATCAAAGAATTTTTCTGGGGATATTTCTTTTAGTTTAGATGAAGGCCAATTTTTGGTTGAGCCATTGAATGCCAATAAAAATACCCGCGCTATGTGGGGTACAGCCCGTAGTATAATTTATGGGATGGTAAAAGGGGTAAAAGATGGTTTTACAGAAGAATTAGAGGTTAACGGTGTAGGTTATAGGGCTTTTGTAAAGGGTAGTTATCTAAATTTGACTTTGGGGAAAAGCCATAATACCAAGATTGAAATCCCAGAAAATATTAAAGTAGATGCTCCAAAACAAAATATTATTATTCTGGAAAGTACGGATAAGGAAAAGTTAGGTCAGTTTATAGCGCTGCTTATTAAACAAAGGCCACCAGAACCTTATAAAGGAAAAGGAATTAAACGTAAAGGGCAGTACGTGCAAAGAAAAGAAGGGAAAAAGAAATAG
- the rplR gene encoding 50S ribosomal protein L18, with translation MRNSKVRFEIRKNRVRTKISKVSDRIRLSIFKSGKHIYAQVIDDVNSVTLASASTLDKEIRRAGKSNCNVNSASLVGELIAVKAKKIGVNKVVFDKGGCKYHGVVKALADAARKNLEF, from the coding sequence ATGCGTAATTCTAAAGTAAGATTTGAAATAAGAAAGAACAGAGTCAGAACAAAAATATCAAAAGTATCAGATAGAATAAGGTTATCAATCTTTAAGTCTGGAAAACATATATATGCTCAAGTGATAGATGATGTGAATTCAGTTACTTTGGCATCTGCTTCTACTCTAGATAAGGAAATTAGAAGAGCTGGTAAGTCAAATTGTAATGTTAATTCTGCTAGTTTAGTTGGTGAGTTAATAGCAGTAAAAGCCAAGAAAATAGGTGTTAATAAAGTCGTGTTTGATAAAGGTGGATGCAAATATCACGGTGTTGTTAAAGCTTTAGCTGATGCAGCAAGAAAGAATTTAGAATTTTAA
- the rpsE gene encoding 30S ribosomal protein S5 has protein sequence MTKAKKNTLEGLTETLVDVNRVTKVVKGGRKFSFSACVVAGDKAGKVGYGHGKAKEVTEARIKATQEAKKQLVKIPLYQGRTIHHDVIGHSGAAKVILRRAKAGTGVIAGGPMRAVFGLLGIHDIVAKSIGSSNVYAMIAATFDALSKLSAPKVIAEKRNKKISEISTKSAKIKPSE, from the coding sequence ATGACTAAGGCTAAAAAAAATACATTAGAGGGATTAACAGAAACTTTAGTCGATGTTAATAGAGTTACTAAAGTTGTAAAGGGTGGAAGGAAGTTTTCTTTTTCTGCTTGCGTAGTAGCTGGTGATAAAGCTGGTAAGGTTGGTTATGGCCATGGTAAGGCTAAAGAGGTGACTGAGGCAAGAATAAAAGCAACGCAAGAAGCAAAGAAGCAATTAGTTAAAATTCCACTATACCAAGGTAGAACAATTCATCATGATGTTATAGGCCATAGTGGTGCGGCAAAAGTAATTCTAAGACGTGCAAAAGCTGGTACAGGAGTTATTGCAGGAGGGCCAATGCGTGCTGTATTTGGTTTGTTAGGTATCCATGATATTGTAGCAAAGTCTATAGGTTCTAGTAATGTTTATGCAATGATAGCGGCGACATTCGATGCTTTGTCAAAACTATCCGCTCCTAAAGTGATCGCAGAAAAAAGAAATAAAAAAATTAGTGAAATTTCAACTAAATCAGCTAAGATTAAACCTAGCGAGTAA
- the rpmD gene encoding 50S ribosomal protein L30, with protein MKKIDKKILVTQIGSAIGKKYDQEQTLIGLGLNKLHRKRILLDTPSIRGMVNKVKHLVIVEEVK; from the coding sequence ATGAAAAAAATAGATAAAAAAATTTTAGTAACTCAGATAGGCAGTGCTATAGGTAAAAAATACGATCAAGAACAAACATTGATTGGTCTTGGTCTTAATAAATTGCATAGGAAGCGAATTCTGTTGGACACTCCTTCAATTCGCGGTATGGTCAATAAAGTGAAGCATTTAGTAATAGTAGAAGAAGTAAAGTAG
- the rplO gene encoding 50S ribosomal protein L15: protein MKLNTLFNNPGAKKKSKRLGRGIGSGKGKTCGRGVKGQKSRSGVAIKGFEGGQMPMIKRLPKRGFRSLNSLKYQVLNIKDIIALVEIGRLDATQLINKDALVHARFIKSTKSLVKLLSDGGNLSCKITVQLDAYSVSAKKAIQEAGGQIL from the coding sequence ATGAAACTTAATACATTATTTAATAATCCAGGTGCAAAGAAAAAAAGTAAGCGATTGGGGCGTGGAATCGGAAGTGGTAAAGGAAAAACTTGTGGTCGTGGTGTAAAAGGGCAAAAATCTAGGTCGGGTGTTGCGATTAAAGGTTTTGAAGGTGGGCAAATGCCAATGATTAAGCGTTTACCAAAGCGTGGTTTTCGTAGTTTAAACTCTCTCAAATACCAAGTTCTTAATATAAAAGATATTATCGCTTTAGTCGAAATAGGTAGGCTTGATGCAACTCAATTAATTAATAAAGATGCTTTAGTGCATGCTAGGTTTATTAAGAGTACTAAATCTTTAGTAAAGTTATTATCAGATGGTGGTAATTTAAGTTGTAAAATTACTGTTCAATTAGATGCTTATTCTGTATCAGCTAAAAAAGCTATTCAAGAAGCTGGGGGACAGATTTTATAA
- the secY gene encoding preprotein translocase subunit SecY, producing MSYARKSNNDLSRRVIFTLLVLVVCRLGSFIPIAGIDSVALSNIAEQNQAGILGMFNMLSGGSLGRMSIFALAIMPYITASIIIQLSSIAYKPLENLKKEGEVGKRKINQLSRYLTVILAAFQAYGVAISLESAVTDVGSVVLMPGMFFRITTVVTLVVGTIFLMWLGEQITARGIGNGTSLIIFIGIVSGVPSAIISMFELSRKGSLSPLVVVAICGMVILMVAIIVFFEKAQRKILVQYPKRQVGNKIYGGDSTHMPLKLNTSGVIPPIFASSILLFPVTIASFSSNNSDIMSWFTYHLGHGKPLYILLYVALILFFSFFYTAVVFNSEETANNLRKYSAYIPGRRPGKNTAEYFDYLLTRLTVLGGIYLSIICVVPEMLMNKYAVSFSLGGTSFLIVVNVVLDTFTQVQTHLFSNRYEGLVKKMKLRDR from the coding sequence GTGAGTTATGCACGTAAATCTAATAATGATCTGAGTCGTAGGGTTATTTTTACCTTATTAGTACTTGTGGTTTGTCGCTTGGGTTCATTTATTCCTATAGCAGGTATTGATTCTGTGGCTTTAAGTAATATAGCTGAGCAAAATCAAGCTGGAATACTAGGAATGTTTAATATGTTATCAGGTGGTTCACTTGGTAGAATGTCTATTTTTGCTTTGGCAATAATGCCATACATTACTGCTTCTATTATTATTCAATTATCATCTATTGCGTATAAACCATTAGAAAATTTAAAAAAAGAAGGAGAAGTTGGGAAGAGAAAGATCAATCAACTATCTCGTTATTTAACAGTTATACTAGCGGCTTTTCAGGCTTATGGAGTAGCAATAAGTTTAGAATCAGCAGTAACAGATGTTGGTTCTGTAGTACTAATGCCGGGAATGTTTTTTAGAATCACAACAGTAGTTACTTTAGTAGTGGGTACTATATTTTTAATGTGGTTAGGAGAGCAAATTACAGCGCGAGGAATAGGCAATGGTACTTCTTTAATTATTTTTATTGGTATAGTGTCTGGTGTGCCTAGTGCAATTATCAGTATGTTTGAATTATCACGTAAAGGTAGCTTATCTCCTTTGGTAGTAGTTGCTATCTGTGGTATGGTTATTTTAATGGTAGCAATCATTGTTTTTTTTGAAAAAGCACAAAGAAAAATATTGGTACAATATCCAAAGCGACAGGTCGGTAATAAGATATATGGTGGTGATTCCACTCATATGCCTCTTAAATTAAATACATCTGGAGTAATACCGCCAATTTTTGCGAGTTCCATTTTATTGTTCCCTGTAACTATTGCTAGTTTTTCGAGTAACAACTCTGATATTATGTCTTGGTTTACTTACCATTTGGGACATGGAAAACCTTTGTATATTTTGTTGTATGTAGCGTTAATATTGTTTTTTAGTTTTTTCTATACTGCTGTAGTATTTAATTCTGAAGAAACAGCAAATAATTTAAGAAAATATAGTGCTTATATTCCAGGAAGGCGGCCAGGAAAAAATACAGCTGAATATTTTGACTATTTGCTTACTAGATTAACGGTTTTAGGTGGAATATATCTGAGCATTATATGTGTAGTGCCAGAAATGTTGATGAATAAATATGCTGTTTCTTTTTCATTAGGAGGAACCAGCTTTTTAATAGTAGTCAATGTTGTTTTGGATACTTTTACCCAAGTGCAAACGCATTTATTTAGTAATAGATATGAAGGTTTGGTAAAAAAAATGAAATTAAGAGATCGATAG
- a CDS encoding adenylate kinase, whose product MFIVLIGAPGAGKGTQGQFLAKELHLSYLSTGDMFRSIIEKQEPEGKLMNDYSSQGKLIPTDLVNKMVYKFLLMDEYQDNCILDGYPRNLAQAKFLDKIVNELKAIYFEISETVAKQRILGRFSCEVCLKTYNKYYAKPKIEGICDICGSNKFIYRADDDEVTINKRMQEYKIETQPMIQYYRDCNKLLTVDANLSQDQISSTLLALL is encoded by the coding sequence GTGTTCATCGTATTGATAGGAGCTCCTGGAGCTGGTAAAGGTACTCAAGGACAGTTTTTGGCAAAAGAACTTCATTTATCTTATTTGTCAACTGGTGATATGTTTAGAAGTATTATTGAAAAACAAGAGCCAGAAGGGAAGTTGATGAATGATTATAGTTCTCAAGGGAAGCTGATACCCACTGACTTAGTGAATAAGATGGTTTATAAATTTTTACTAATGGACGAGTATCAAGATAATTGTATTTTAGATGGTTATCCTCGTAATTTGGCTCAGGCAAAATTTTTAGACAAGATAGTCAATGAGCTAAAAGCAATCTATTTTGAGATTAGTGAGACTGTAGCAAAACAAAGAATTTTGGGTCGATTTAGTTGTGAAGTTTGTCTTAAAACTTACAATAAATATTATGCTAAGCCAAAAATTGAAGGTATTTGTGATATTTGTGGTTCTAATAAATTTATATATAGAGCTGATGATGACGAAGTTACAATTAATAAAAGAATGCAAGAGTATAAAATAGAAACACAACCTATGATTCAATATTATCGTGATTGCAACAAATTATTAACAGTTGACGCGAATCTTAGTCAAGATCAAATATCGTCTACTTTACTAGCTTTGTTATAA
- the rpsM gene encoding 30S ribosomal protein S13, producing MARIANVNIPVNKRLVISLTYIYGIGNTSAKMICAEAGISESKRVKELDDQELITLRNIIEKKCKVEGDLRREINLNIKKKKDIRCYQGMRHIRKLPVRGQNTHSNARTRKGKAIAIAGKKKVTK from the coding sequence GTGGCAAGAATTGCAAATGTTAATATTCCTGTAAACAAACGTTTGGTAATAAGTTTAACTTATATATATGGGATAGGTAACACTTCTGCAAAAATGATTTGTGCAGAGGCAGGAATATCAGAAAGTAAAAGAGTAAAAGAGCTCGATGATCAGGAATTGATCACTTTGCGTAATATTATTGAAAAGAAATGTAAAGTAGAAGGTGATTTACGCCGGGAAATTAATTTAAACATTAAGAAGAAAAAGGATATTAGATGTTATCAAGGAATGCGACATATTAGAAAATTGCCAGTTAGAGGGCAAAACACCCATTCTAATGCGCGTACGAGAAAGGGGAAAGCCATAGCAATTGCTGGTAAGAAGAAGGTAACTAAATAA
- the rpsK gene encoding 30S ribosomal protein S11 — MSVSTSKIKKKKKNITLGVVYIKATFNNTIVTFTDVQGNAIAASTAGGHGFKGAKKATPYAAQVTVNKASEDAKEHGVKTVSIRVQGAGAQRESAMRAVFGQNFIVTSIIDVSPVAHNGCRPPKRRRV, encoded by the coding sequence ATGAGTGTAAGTACTAGTAAGATAAAAAAGAAAAAAAAGAATATTACGCTTGGAGTAGTATATATTAAAGCTACTTTTAATAATACTATAGTTACTTTTACAGACGTTCAGGGCAACGCTATTGCTGCTTCGACAGCTGGTGGTCATGGATTCAAAGGTGCTAAGAAGGCAACGCCTTATGCCGCCCAAGTTACAGTGAATAAAGCATCTGAAGATGCGAAAGAGCATGGGGTTAAAACTGTGTCTATAAGAGTACAGGGAGCGGGTGCGCAGAGAGAATCGGCAATGCGTGCAGTGTTTGGACAAAATTTTATCGTGACATCAATTATAGATGTTTCGCCTGTAGCCCATAATGGTTGTAGGCCGCCTAAAAGAAGAAGAGTATAA